From Pan troglodytes isolate AG18354 chromosome 9, NHGRI_mPanTro3-v2.0_pri, whole genome shotgun sequence, the proteins below share one genomic window:
- the LOC100615983 gene encoding olfactory receptor 51A4: MSIINTSYVEITTFFLVGMPGLEYAHIWISIPICSMYLIAILGNCTILSITKTEPSLHEPMYYFLSMLAMSDLGLSLSSLPTMLSIFLFNAPEISSNACFAQEFFIHGFSVLESSVLLIMSFDRFLAIHNPLRYTSILTTVRVAQIGIVFSFKSMLLVLPFPFTLRSLRYCKKNQLSHSYCLHQDVMKLACSDNRIDVIYGFFGALCLMVDFILIAVSYTLILKTVLGIASKKEQLKALNTCVSHICAVIIFYLPIINLAVVHRFARHVSPLINVLMANVLLLVPPLMNPIVYCVKTKQIRVRVVAKLCQRKM; encoded by the coding sequence ATGTCCATTATCAACACATCATATGTTGAAATCACCACCTTCTTCTTGGTTGGGATGCCAGGGCTAGAATATGCACACATCTGGATCTCTATCCCCATCTGCAGCATGTATCTTATTGCTATTCTAGGAAATTGCACCATTCTTTCTATCACCAAGACAGAGCCCTCCTTGCATGAGCCCATGTACTATTTTCTTTCCATGTTGGCTATGTCAGACTTGGGTTTGTCTTTATCATCTCTGCCCACTATGTTAAGCATCTTCCTGTTCAATGCTCCTGAAATTTCATCCAATGCCTGCTTTGCCCAGGAATTCTTCATTCATGGATTCTCAGTACTGGAGTCCTCAGTCCTCCTGATCATGTCATTTGATAGATTCCTAGCCATCCACAACCCTCTGAGATACACCTCAATCCTGACAACTGTCAGAGTTGCCCAAATAGGGATAGTATTCTCCTTTAAGAGCATGCTCCtggttcttcccttccctttcactTTAAGAAGCTTGAGATATTGTAAGAAAAACCAATTATCCCATTCCTACTGTCTCCACCAGGATGTCATGAAGTTGGCCTGCTCTGACAACAGAATTGATGTTATCTATGGCTTTTTTGGAGCACTCTGCCTTATGGTAGACTTTATTCTCATTGCTGTGTCTTACACCCTGATCCTCAAGACTGTACTGGGAATTGCATCCAAAAAGGAGCAGCTTAAGGCTCTCAATACTTGTGTTTCACACATCTGTGCAGTGATCATCTTCTACCTGCCCATCATCAACCTGGCCGTTGTCCACCGCTTTGCCCGGCATGTCTCTCCCCTCATTAATGTTCTCATGGCAAATGTTCTCTTACTTGTACCTCCACTGATGAACCCAATTGTTTATTGTGTAAAAACTAAACAGATTAGAGTGAGAGTTGTAGCAAAACTGTGTCAACGGAAGATGTAA
- the LOC104008399 gene encoding olfactory receptor 51A4-like — protein MSILNISEMEISVFYLVGIPGLEHANIWISIPICLMYTVAILGNCTILFFIKTEPSLHEPMYYFLSMLALSDLGLSLSSLPTMLRIFLFNAPGISPDACIAQEFFIHGFSAMESSVLLIMSFDRFIAVCNPLRYTSILTSARVIQIGLAFSLKNVLLILPFPFTLKHLKYCKKNLLSQSYCLHQDVMKLACTENKVNIIYGLFVALTGILDLTFIFMSYMLILKAVLSIASRKERLKVLNTCVSHICAVLIFYVPIISLAVIYRFAKHSFPITRILIADAFLLVPPLMNPIVYCVKSQQIRNLVLEKLCQKQS, from the coding sequence ATGTCCATTCTCAATATCTCTGAAATGGAAATCTCTGTTTTCTACTTGGTTGGGATCCCAGGTTTGGAGCATGCCAATATTTGGATCTCTATCCCCATATGTCTCATGTACACTGTTGCTATCCTAGGGAATtgtaccattctgtttttcataaaaACAGAGCCTTCTTTGCATGAGCCCATGTACTATTTTCTCTCCATGTTGGCTCTCTCTGACCTGGGActatccctctcctctctccctaccATGTTAAGGATTTTCCTGTTCAATGCTCCAGGAATTTCCCCTGATGCCTGTATTGCTCAAGAGTTTTTCATCCATGGATTCTCAGCTATGGAGTCATCTGTACTTCTTATAATGTCCTTTGATCGCTTTATTGCCGTCTGCAACCCCCTGAGATACACTTCCATCCTCACCAGTGCCAGAGTCATTCAAATTGGGCTTGCTTTTTCTCTCAAAAATGTTTTGTTGATCCTCCCATTTCCTTTCACTCTAAAACATCTAAAATACTGTAAGAAGAACCTCCTGTCCCAATCCTACTGCCTCCATCAAGATGTCATGAAACTGGCCTGCACTGAAAACAAGGTCAACATCATCTATGGCTTATTTGTGGCTCTCACAGGCATCCTAGActtgacatttattttcatgtcCTACATGTTGATACTGAAAGCAGTGTTGAGCATAGCATCACGAAAGGAAAGGCTCAAGGTCCTCAATACATGTGTTTCCCACATCTGTGCTGTGCTCATCTTCTATGTGCCCATTATCTCCCTAGCTGTCATCTACCGGTTTGCCAAACACAGTTTCCCAATCACTAGGATCCTCATAGCTGATGCTTTTCTGCTGGTGCCTCCATTGATGAACCCCATTGTATACTGTGTGAAGAGCCAGCAGATAAGAAATCTTGTCTTAGAAAAACTGTGCCAGAAGCAAAGCTGA